The genomic stretch CTGTCTTAAAACCTCAAACATGGCAATTGCGCCTGCAATGCCTGCATTGAGTGAACTAACCTGACCCTTCATTGGTATTGATGCAAGGGAATCGCATTTCTCTTTAACTAATCTTCGTATGCCTTTTCCTTCGCTGCCAATAACAATTGCAATGTCAATATTAAAGTCTGATTTATAGATGCTCTCCCTTGCATCTCCTTCTATGCCGACAACCCAGATGCCTTGTTTTTTCAAAGTTTCTATTGTCTGGGCAATGTTTGTAACCTGAGAAATCATTGTCCGCTCTGTTGCGCCTGCTGACGCCTTTACAACAGTGGGAGTTACGCTGGATGCCCTGTCCTTTGGAATAATCACGCCGTGAACACCTGCTGAATTCGCTGTTCTTATTAGAGAACCAAGATTCTGCGGGTCTTCTATGCTGTCAAGGATTAGTATAAATGCCTTGCTGTTAGATGTCTTCCATTTTTGAAATATGTCTTCAAGAGCCGCATATCTAAATTCATTTAATATGGCGATAATGCCCTGATGGGTTTCCCCTTTTGCAAGTCTGTCAAATTCTTGTTGTCCTCCGATCCTGAATCTTATCCTGTTTTTACTTGCAAGGTTTTTTATATTATCAACCTCTCTGCCTGTCTTTCCAGAAAAGATAATAACCTCTTTAAAGTCCTGAGGATGAGATGTTATAGCCTCTATTACTGGATTTATACCGTAGATTATTCTTGACATGCCTCTCCTTTAGATATCAAGGCTAAAGCCTTGAGTTACAGTAACTCAAACCTTCAGGTTTGATAGCACCTCACCTACTGTATAGAATGAGCCTGTAACACAAATAAGGTCCTGTTTTTTTGCAATAGATTTTGCAAATCTATACGCATTTTTCACATTCTTAATCAATTTTATCCTTTTTGCAAATGGTTTTGCCGCCGAAGTCAAAACATCTTCTTTTGCAGCACGGGGGGTATTCGGCTTTGTTAAAATAACCAAATCAACGATTGGCGCAATATTGGACAAAAAACCCTTTATATCCTTATCAGCCATGATGCCTACGACAAGGATTAACTTTTTGTAACAAAATTCTTTGAGCAAAGAATCCCTCAATACCTTTGCGCCAGCAGGATTGTGGGCAGAATCAAGGACAATTGTTGGCTCTATGGAAACAATCTGAAGTCTTCCCTGTAATCTTACATTTTCAAGTCCTGTCCTAACTGCATCTTCTGTGATTTTAAATCCTTTCTTACCAATCATCTCCAATGCAAAAAGCGCCAATCCGGCATTTTTATATTGATGCCTGCGTAAAAGATTTGTCTTTAATTTATCAAGGCGCCATTTTTTGCCGTGAAATCCAAAGAGTCGCGGGTCGCGGGTCGCGGGTCGTAAAATTTTAAATCTATAAATCTTTGCATTTCTTCCCCTGCATGTTTCATTAAATACTTTCAATACAGATGGCTGTGATGCCCCTGTGAGCAAAATGCCGTTTTCTTTTATTATCCCTGTCTGTTCCAATGCTATATTTCTAATACCTTTTCCTAGAATCTCCTCATGCTCTTTTGATACATTCGTTATAACTGAAACAAGAGGTTTGCAGACATTTGTTGCATCCAGCCTGCCGCCAAGCCCAACCTCAATAACCGCAATATCAACATGTTCCTCTGCAAAATGAAGGAATGCCATTGCTGTGGTGAATTCAAAAAAGGTAGTGCTTGCAAGTTTTGAGTTTTGAGTTTTGAGTTTTGAGTTCTTCTGACTCCTGACTTCTGACTCCTGACTTCTGTTTCTTATTCTTTCCGTCATCTCCACAATCTTTCTGTCCGTAATCTCTTCCCCATTAACTCTTATTCTTTCATTGAATTTTAAAAGATGTGGCGATGTGTATAATCCAACTTTGCAGCCTGCCTCCTGAAGGACGGATGCGAGCATTACAGAGGTTGAACCCTTGCCATTAGTGCCTCCTATATGGATAACAGGATATTTTAAATGGGGATTGCCCAGAGACTTGAGAATTACATCTATACACTCAAGACCCATCCGTATACCAAATCTTTCCAGTTCGTATAAATATTGAAGTGTATTTTTATAGGAGGACATTTAATAGACTGCAGGTTCTAGGTTTCAGGTTTTTACTAACACCTGACACCTTATTTTAACCAATGGCAAGCATACCTAAAAGTTTAGCCAGCATATCCTTCATATTCTTTCTCTCAACAATCATATCAAGAATACCATGCTCAAACAGATATTCAGCCCTCTGAAAACCATCAGGGAGTTTCTGTCTTATAGTCTGTTCTATAACCCTTGGACCTGCAAACCCTATCAATGCCTTTGGCTCTGCGATTATTATATCGCCAAGCATGGCAAAGCTTGCTGTTACGCCGCCCATAGTCGGGTCAGTAAGAACAGATATAAACGGCAGTCCGGTATCTTTCAGTCTTGCTATCGCAGCGCTGGTCTTTGCCATCTGCATCAAGGACAAAATCCCCTCCTGCATCCTTGCACCACCTGATGATGAAAATATTACAAGTCCAATCTTATCCTCTATTGCCTTTTCAATAAGTCTTACAATCTTCTCACCAACAACCGAACCCATACTGCCGCCCATGAAATCAAACTGGAATATGCCTATGGCAGCCTTCTCACCATTTATAAAACCGGTCCCGCATATTATCGCATCCTTTGTTGGAATCTTCTTTTGTGCCTCCTTTAGTCTATCCGTATACTTCTTGATGTCCTTAAATCCCAAAAAATCAACAGGTTCAATGCCGCTGTCTATCTCAACAAATCCCCCCTCATCAACAACAAGTTTAAGCCTCTTTTCTGCTGACATGCGAAAATGGTAACCGCATTTAGGACATACATCAAGATTCCGCTCCACCTCTTTTTTATAAATAATATCGCCGCAAAAATCGCATTTTATCCAGAGACCCTCAGGGACTTTAACCTTCTTCTCATCAGATATAGTTAGGGGTTTTTCCTTCTTTTTAAACCAGAGCATGCCTCACCATTCTATAACATCATTAAGTTCTAAAACACTTATACACGAATACAAATCATTTAACTCTTTTAGTTCAGCCTTTATTTCTTTCATATACTGCGGCTTTATATGGCTCACAAAAAACTTAATATTATCTCTATTGAATTTTCTTATAACTTCACCAAGGTTATGTGGTGTCATGTGCTTACTGGCATTTGCAATATCCTCCATACTGTTTGGAAAGGACACCTCTGCAATAACAAACCTGATATTCGGCTCTTTTACAGCCTCCTCCCACAGTTTGTCTGTTATGCCCGTATCACCTGTATAAACAAAGGCACTATTGTTGTTTTTTATAATGTAACCAACAGATGGCACAGTATGATTTACCTTAATCGGTTTTATCTTAATGCTGCCTACGGTTACTTCCATG from Deltaproteobacteria bacterium encodes the following:
- the rlmB gene encoding 23S rRNA (guanosine(2251)-2'-O)-methyltransferase RlmB; translation: MSRIIYGINPVIEAITSHPQDFKEVIIFSGKTGREVDNIKNLASKNRIRFRIGGQQEFDRLAKGETHQGIIAILNEFRYAALEDIFQKWKTSNSKAFILILDSIEDPQNLGSLIRTANSAGVHGVIIPKDRASSVTPTVVKASAGATERTMISQVTNIAQTIETLKKQGIWVVGIEGDARESIYKSDFNIDIAIVIGSEGKGIRRLVKEKCDSLASIPMKGQVSSLNAGIAGAIAMFEVLRQRGFIDRLERQR
- a CDS encoding acetyl-CoA carboxylase carboxyltransferase subunit beta, coding for MLWFKKKEKPLTISDEKKVKVPEGLWIKCDFCGDIIYKKEVERNLDVCPKCGYHFRMSAEKRLKLVVDEGGFVEIDSGIEPVDFLGFKDIKKYTDRLKEAQKKIPTKDAIICGTGFINGEKAAIGIFQFDFMGGSMGSVVGEKIVRLIEKAIEDKIGLVIFSSSGGARMQEGILSLMQMAKTSAAIARLKDTGLPFISVLTDPTMGGVTASFAMLGDIIIAEPKALIGFAGPRVIEQTIRQKLPDGFQRAEYLFEHGILDMIVERKNMKDMLAKLLGMLAIG
- a CDS encoding bifunctional folylpolyglutamate synthase/dihydrofolate synthase, whose protein sequence is MSSYKNTLQYLYELERFGIRMGLECIDVILKSLGNPHLKYPVIHIGGTNGKGSTSVMLASVLQEAGCKVGLYTSPHLLKFNERIRVNGEEITDRKIVEMTERIRNRSQESEVRSQKNSKLKTQNSKLASTTFFEFTTAMAFLHFAEEHVDIAVIEVGLGGRLDATNVCKPLVSVITNVSKEHEEILGKGIRNIALEQTGIIKENGILLTGASQPSVLKVFNETCRGRNAKIYRFKILRPATRDPRLFGFHGKKWRLDKLKTNLLRRHQYKNAGLALFALEMIGKKGFKITEDAVRTGLENVRLQGRLQIVSIEPTIVLDSAHNPAGAKVLRDSLLKEFCYKKLILVVGIMADKDIKGFLSNIAPIVDLVILTKPNTPRAAKEDVLTSAAKPFAKRIKLIKNVKNAYRFAKSIAKKQDLICVTGSFYTVGEVLSNLKV